The segment GATCCGCGGCGACGCCGATCCGGAGCAGATCCGCGAGATCGCCCACTATGTGGACAGCAGAATGCGTGAGGTGGCGAGCGAGACGAATCTCGGCTCCTCGCTCAAGGTAGCCATCCTCGCGGCGCTCAACATCGCCGGCGAACTCTTCCAGGAGCGAGAGGACAGGAACACGCTCCTGGCCGTCGTCGAGGAGAAGGCCGAGGAGCTGTCCCAGACACTCGAGTCGGAGCTGGGCGACTAGAGGAGACCCGAACCCGACGCATCTCGACC is part of the Candidatus Effluviviaceae Genus V sp. genome and harbors:
- the zapA gene encoding cell division protein ZapA → MNTVKVEINGSEYRIRGDADPEQIREIAHYVDSRMREVASETNLGSSLKVAILAALNIAGELFQEREDRNTLLAVVEEKAEELSQTLESELGD